caatttgcagttgcaTAGATGTTTTccaagttagagaatatcatgtacCATAGAAACATTCTCAATTAAGAAGTCTTAAAGTTTTCCAGATTTGTACATAGATGTATAAAACAGCTCAATTTGTAATATTTCCAAAGTGAAAAGAACACAAAtatccttcagcagatgaatggatgacaACATGCTGGTCTTTATGTATGGCTGAATAGcattcagcaaaagaaagaaatgttttaTTGATGCAAACACTGACATGATAAATGTCAAAATAAATATGAGAGAGAAAGAAGTCAGATTTAATAAGAGTTCAGACTACTTGAGTTCACAGACTGGTAGTTTTCTGTGGAGGGAGGATGTGTGGAAGGACTGGAAAGAGGTTATCCAGAAACAAGGGAACTCTGGGGGCTGAGGCATATGTCACTCTCTAGATGGTGATGGTCTTTTTATGACTGTATACATGTGTCCATGCTTATTAAATTGTACATTTTCAATGTTAACAATTCATTATATGTCAGTGTCCTACAAAAATTTCATTTAAAGCTAAGAAATTAAAATAGAGGTATTTTTAACTCACTTCAATGACCTTTTTTAAAACTTAAGATATTTTAATAATTCTATGTCCATTTTACAAAAACCAGTATCTCATATAATCATAGAATAAACTGAATTACATCAGGACATTTGACCAAGATTACCTGCCTATTCAGACTACCTTGACTTATATTCAGGCATTGTGTCataacatggttttttgtttgatGTTATATGTCTCACTGCTCAGTGTATGAACTCTCTGGAGATAGGAAATAACATCTTCATTGAATGTGCTTATGTAGACAGAATAATGGTTCAAGATTGCAGAAGACATCTCCCAAGTATTTATTGGCCAAATGAAtaactttattaatttttaatattggtTTGATTTGCATGAGGTTTATCTTGTCTCTGTGTTCTGACATCAAGAGTACATAATACTTGGTGTCACTCTTAGAAAGAAAACCCCAAGAGATGTCCAGGTAATTATTTCCATGATTCATGTTCCATTTAGAGCATAGAATAGAAAATTTCACCCAAGGGATGGCTTCAAGTGGTGAATATAGGTCATGCTAAGGGAAAGCACTTCCACAGACACTGTCTCCATCCAGCAATGGTTGTCATCGGAAGCACATttcagaaggagagaaaaaaaacctaGCATTTAGTAAGTTATCTCAGCTCTCTGATTTTCTCCATTAAGATAACTCttataatatttttatgtgtCTATTTTAAGGATTCCCACTATGCCTCTGATCTTCCCAGAAGTCAATTCATGAACTTTTCCCTTCTATCCTGCTCTTACTGGAATTTCTATGGTTTTAACAATAGTATACACAACACTAAGATGTTCTACCTCAGTGATGCTCTCAAGTCTCTGTAGGGAGATCATTTTTTTTCTGCCTGCCAATCAATATGGGCAGCTTCTAGCTATCCTTGTTCTAAGGATCCCTGGGTTTGAAGAGGataaatatatatacagaaaGTGTATAGTATGTCAGATAAattttatcataaatatataagtaaaaatgATCACAATTCTGAAGAAAAGTGACATAAAATCTGATCACTCCAGACTGGAAAACAAAGGAAGGCATTAAGAGTTACTAGAAAATCCCTGTGTATCTCATCAACAACATATTAAATTGTCTAAGTCTTATTATATGCttgcaaaaatataaatattggaAATATCACACAGTTTAATACTATTACTGTTAAAAATCCTTATGGAAGGATATTACCTTAGAAGGAATTAATACTTTTATTGGTGTCTTTTAATACTCTCTAAAAGAGTAATTCAGTTTTTCTCCTTTGCctaaattttcaatttaattaaTTCTAGACCTAACATTAGGCATTTTATgacagttattttaaaatgagaattcTAAAGATACTTTGTTAGAATATCCTATTCTTTTAGATCCTGTAAGATGGGAATAATGGTTCCTGGGCAAGAAATGTAAAGGCAGAATGAGTTGCTATGTTCCTAGAGAACAGGAGATGTTGCATATGCATCTCCTGTGGTTACTGAATAGGTAGGTGAGTATCAGTTTAGACACAAAGTCAATAGTAGGCCTTTAAAGAAAGGAAattgtatgtattttatttacagaaagTGTTTAGCTCACCAATACAACTGTGGCCCATAGCTTTGAAACAGGGACTGTGTCAAAATTTACCACAAAGAATGGAGAAAGGAAGTAATTCTTTATTAACATAGTCTGAGTTCTTGAAAGGGTTAAGGGTTTTCTGTATGGTTAAGGGTTTTCTTTACATAATTacaaatttttttattaatttattgtgCTCATTTCTGAGGTAAGGaaatggaaacaaaaaatagatttAATATTAGGCCATAAGGTCAACAAGTATTGAAGTGGGACTTTCTTTAATCAGGTCTAAATTAAAACTGTGATGAGTTTTCTAATTCTCTTAAATGCTGGTTGATATTAATATAGTAATATAACTAGTCCACTAGTGTTTTGAGTGAtagcaattttaaatttttaacagAAAATAGCAATTACTTGATTTTTTAACAAAAATTCTGTGTAACTTCTTTAAAAAGGTACATAGTCATCTTTTATCTCAAACATATTTAAAATCACTCTTTCTCCATTAACTATCACCTATGTAACTTATTTATCAGGTACAGAGTAGTTTTTGAAAATTTATCCTGGAAAATTTTGTGTCTACAGGAAATTAACTTATGAGGATCAGATTGTTCATATTTTCAGGGGCCATAAACCTATTATATTCCACATCAATGTATTGTCCTTagaaattaaatacatttttaataagaagaaatttttattttcaagcaAAAATACTATTATTATATGTCCTTTTTTCCATagcaaatgtatatgtatatgttatttaatttatttaggagaattttgtttttattttatctttgtctATTTATCTTTGTCTTTTATCTTTGTCTCTGAATTTTcaataaaatgaaagagaaaaaatattgcCAAAATATGTTATGGGTTTTATTATTCATGCGCTCCTTGCCTCCACCATAGAGATTGGAAGGTATAAAAGAAATTAAGAtgggctggggtttggctcagtggagagtgctttcctagcatgagtgaggcactggattcaattctcagcaccacatataaataaataaaataaaagtccattgacaactaaaaaaaatatttaaaaaaagaagttaagacaCACACTGAAACAATGCTAAAGGGAAGGAAAATGGGTGATTATTTTCCACCATTCAGTTTATGAAGTCTTGTCCATTTATTTAGAGATTAATATAAGCAACATcattatatttaaagatgaataatCAGTGCTTACTGAAAGTTTACATTCTCTCAGTCACAGTCAATTCTCATTTTGCAAATGATATAtcattggatggatggatgaatagatagatagataaatagataagacTTTGGGTGATGTTCATGATCAGGAGACTAAAATTTCAAAGCCTGGGTATCTTGTGTCCATGATATAATTGAAGGCCAATATTTTGACAACCTAAAGTTTTATGAAATattcagagttcaaaatagttTAAATTAGTTTAAACCTAAATTTTAGTGGCCTTCCACTTAGGTTAAAAAATTCCTACATGaatctacattgattattttctAATCTATTCAATTCACCAAACAAATTCTACTATGTTGCAGCTTTTAATTTATGACAAATTGTATACCTGTTTTTGCCTCTAGATCATTATGCCAACATGTTCATTATTTGGCTTTCAAGGTATGTATTATAAAACCTTTACTTATAAAGGTTGTCACAActtattttaaatgtatatgttaaGATTTTAATTTTGTGATGTCATATAGAAGAGGCTTCATGGAGAGTTGAAGTAATTATTATGCCCAATATGAAGAAATGGTAATTTTGCATCATTTTTAACTATGCTGGCTTCAATGCCAGTTTACTGTCATCTTCCAAAATAAAAGACTTCGTTTTTGTTATTTAGTGTAATGATTGTTAGTTCCAtgctcagctttttttttttttttttttaatagactgAAGCTACTTTCAGGTGAAGTCATAATCACTATCTAACCTTTCAACCTTGCTGTCTACTTTCTTTATTACTTTCTTGTGAAAGAACTCTATCAGTAGATAATTTGCAATATAAACCCCATCTCATGTCCTGTGTCTTTGAATGTTAGTCAGCTAACTTTGATTTTGGGGATAATGCTATTTTGGCCAAGATTTCTCTTCCtggttatttttttcaatttcacatTTAGATGTTAAATTTCAATGTAAATGTAAAATCCTCAATATAAAGTGCCCTTTCTCAATATTGCTAATTAAAAATCTTTTGTCCTCTCCAGGTTATTTTAGAGAAtgtgataaataaaatgaatggagGAAATCAGTCTGTAGTGTCAGAATTTTTGCTTCTTGGACTTGGCCACTCGTGGAATATGGAAGTCTTACTCTTCATAATATTTTTGATGCTTTACCTGATCATCGTCTCTGGGAATATCATCATTATGATATTAATCATCACTGACCCTCATCTCCATTCCCCCATGTATTTCTTATTAGCTCATCTGTCCTTTGTTGACATGTGGCTTTCCTCAATCACCACTCCTAAGATGATCACAGACTGTCTGAGAGAGAACAAGACCATTTCTTTTGGAGGTTGCATGTGCCAGATTCTCTTTgtgcatattgctggagggagtgaaATGGTGCTTCTGGTGgccatggcctatgaccgctatgtggccatctgcaaACCACTCTACTACTCCACCATTATGAGTCTGCAAAGGTGCATTGGGCTGGTGTTGACATCCTGGACTGTTGGCTTTGTGCATGCCATGAGTCAAATGGCTGTGATTATTCAGCTGCCTTTCTGTGGTTCCAGGGAAATAGACAGCTTTTTCTGTGACATACCACTGGTGATCAAGCTAGCCTGTGTAGAATCTGATAATTTGAACATTTTAATTAATATTGATACAGGAGTTGTTGCTGTAACCTGCTTTATTCTGTTGCTGATATCATACACATATATTCTTTTCACTGTCCTCCAAAGCTCTAAAACTGGTGCATCCAAAGCTCTTTCTACGTGCACTGCCCACATCATAGTGGTGGTGCTCTTCTTTGGGCCCTGCATCTTCATCTATGTGTGGCCAATCAGCATCACCTGGGTGGACAAATTTCTAGCTGTGTTTTACTCTGTTATTACACCTCTCCTAAATCCAGCCATTTATACACTTAGGAATAAAGAGATGAAAAAGGCTTTGAAAAGATTCAGGAGCTATTATATAAGTTCCAAAGGAAATACTTAATTGCCCAGAATACTCACTCTAAGTACTTCAAATTGATGCCACAATTGTCAGTTAAAATAGGTTTAAATTCAGGGAATTAGTGAATATCTACAAATTGCTCCAGCCTCTAGTTATGCATGTAGGTTATTATAACTCAGGGCATTTAACATTTAATAATCAACTAGCAGAACACTGAATTACTTCCCCaaattccaattttaaataatttctttttatggGAAAATGATTCAATTATTCTTTctatgtctttaaaaataaaaagaagaacctAAAATTTGTTCAACAAATATATCCTTCCTTCCTGATGGATAACATTTTAATGAACTTGGCTTGAATACTATCCTaaccactttaaaaaaaactactttGTAAATTAACACtccttttaagtttttctttacCCTCTCAAAAGgcaatcattattatttttgtcttaTCCTAGGTTTCCACTAAAATATTaatagggaaaaaataaaacagaaaactgCAGTAAGAGTAACATAAAAACAACAAAGTTCGTAGGACATAACAATGGAGTTCACTCTGTGTCGAGTTTCATTAACTCAATTAAAATATAgtttcaaaacaaaagaaaataataaattaataaagccAGATGTTATTCTATTGTTTATCTTATTCTCAAAGGTTAAAAtttgtttaaattattatttactttttctgTAAAAATTCTGAAATATAATGTCCCCAAGGGAAATAAGTATGACATAGCAGGTTAATTTTGCAAACTCTAGTAACAGTAGAGGGGACAGTATATAGTTAATACATAGTaagcatattttaaaacatctatgCATTTcaatttttccattaaaaataatttaaacactTATTCATTAAGATACGTGTAAGTACTTGTTAGCACTTAAAAAATAGTTACGAAAGCtcaaatatgtaa
This region of Callospermophilus lateralis isolate mCalLat2 chromosome 3, mCalLat2.hap1, whole genome shotgun sequence genomic DNA includes:
- the LOC143393916 gene encoding olfactory receptor 4K3-like, translating into MNGGNQSVVSEFLLLGLGHSWNMEVLLFIIFLMLYLIIVSGNIIIMILIITDPHLHSPMYFLLAHLSFVDMWLSSITTPKMITDCLRENKTISFGGCMCQILFVHIAGGSEMVLLVAMAYDRYVAICKPLYYSTIMSLQRCIGLVLTSWTVGFVHAMSQMAVIIQLPFCGSREIDSFFCDIPLVIKLACVESDNLNILINIDTGVVAVTCFILLLISYTYILFTVLQSSKTGASKALSTCTAHIIVVVLFFGPCIFIYVWPISITWVDKFLAVFYSVITPLLNPAIYTLRNKEMKKALKRFRSYYISSKGNT